Proteins from one Pseudomonas bijieensis genomic window:
- a CDS encoding NAD-dependent protein deacetylase, which yields MPDDLHREPIDQLREHMAGRHFLVLTGPGISTPSGIPDYRDSDGVRRGRQPMMYQEFLAKPEARRRYWARAMLGWPRVRQARPNAAHEALAALQAEQRISGLITQNVDTLHDQAGSQDVIELHGSLHRVLCLDCEQRSERQQIQLLMEAQNPYLAGVDAVQAPDGDTLLDPTFEARFQVPHCPHCGGERLKPDVVFFGENVAAATAARATRAVEEAEGLLVVGSSLMAWSAFRLCRAIKDQGKPLLAINRGRTRADELLDLKLEEPCEQLLPLLAHHPF from the coding sequence ATGCCCGACGATCTTCACCGTGAACCGATCGATCAGTTGCGAGAGCACATGGCCGGGCGCCATTTCCTGGTCCTCACTGGCCCCGGTATCAGCACACCATCGGGCATCCCCGATTACCGCGACAGCGACGGTGTACGCCGGGGTCGACAACCCATGATGTACCAGGAGTTCCTCGCCAAACCCGAGGCGCGGCGACGCTATTGGGCGCGGGCAATGCTGGGCTGGCCACGGGTGCGACAAGCACGGCCGAATGCAGCCCACGAGGCCTTGGCGGCGCTACAGGCCGAACAGCGCATCAGTGGTCTGATCACCCAGAACGTCGACACATTGCACGACCAGGCCGGCAGCCAGGACGTGATCGAACTCCACGGCAGCCTGCACCGTGTGCTCTGCCTGGATTGTGAGCAGCGCAGCGAACGGCAGCAGATCCAATTGTTGATGGAAGCGCAAAATCCCTATCTGGCCGGAGTCGATGCAGTGCAGGCTCCGGACGGCGACACCCTGCTGGACCCGACGTTCGAGGCGCGCTTCCAGGTACCCCACTGCCCCCACTGCGGCGGCGAGCGGTTGAAGCCCGACGTGGTGTTTTTCGGCGAGAATGTTGCTGCCGCCACCGCCGCGCGCGCCACCCGGGCCGTCGAGGAAGCGGAAGGCCTGCTGGTGGTGGGCTCGTCGTTGATGGCCTGGTCGGCGTTTCGCCTGTGCCGGGCGATCAAGGACCAGGGCAAGCCGCTGCTGGCGATCAACCGGGGCAGGACCCGGGCTGATGAGTTGCTGGATCTCAAGCTTGAAGAACCGTGTGAACAGTTGTTGCCGTTGCTGGCACACCACCCGTTCTAG
- a CDS encoding CoA transferase subunit A — protein MAGFDKRVSSYEEALKGLKDGMTVIAGGFGLCGIPENLIAEIKRKGIRDLTVVSNNCGVDGFGLGVLLEDRQIRKVVASYVGENALFEKQLLSGEIEVVLTPQGTLAEKMRAGGAGIPAFFTATGVGTPVAEGKEVREFHGRQYLMEESITGDFAIVKGWKADHFGNVIYRHTAQNFNPLAATAGKITVVEVEEIVEPGELDPTQIHTPGIYVDRVICGTFEKRIEQRTVRK, from the coding sequence ATGGCAGGTTTCGACAAACGCGTGAGTTCCTATGAAGAGGCGCTGAAAGGCTTGAAGGACGGCATGACCGTCATCGCCGGCGGCTTCGGCCTCTGCGGTATCCCGGAAAACCTGATCGCCGAGATCAAGCGCAAGGGCATCCGCGACCTCACCGTGGTCTCCAACAACTGTGGCGTCGACGGTTTCGGCCTCGGCGTGCTGCTGGAAGACCGGCAGATCCGCAAGGTGGTGGCCTCCTACGTGGGCGAAAACGCCCTCTTCGAGAAGCAACTGCTGAGCGGCGAAATCGAAGTCGTACTCACCCCCCAAGGCACCCTCGCCGAAAAAATGCGCGCCGGTGGCGCCGGCATCCCGGCCTTCTTCACCGCCACCGGCGTCGGCACGCCAGTGGCCGAAGGCAAGGAAGTGCGTGAATTCCATGGCCGCCAGTACCTGATGGAAGAATCCATCACCGGCGATTTCGCCATCGTCAAAGGCTGGAAAGCCGACCATTTCGGCAACGTGATCTATCGCCACACCGCCCAGAACTTCAACCCGCTGGCCGCCACGGCGGGCAAGATCACCGTGGTGGAAGTCGAAGAAATCGTCGAACCCGGCGAGCTGGACCCGACACAGATCCACACCCCTGGCATCTACGTCGACCGGGTCATTTGCGGCACATTCGAGAAGCGCATCGAACAGCGCACCGTGCGTAAGTGA
- a CDS encoding CoA transferase subunit B: MALSREQMAQRVAREMQDGYYVNLGIGIPTLVANYIPEGMEVMLQSENGLLGMGAFPTEAEVDADMINAGKQTVTARIGASIFSSAESFAMIRGGHIDLTVLGAFEVDVEGNIASWMIPGKLVKGMGGAMDLVAGAENIIVTMTHASKDGESKLLPRCSLPLTGAGCIKRVLTDLAYLEIQDGAFILKERAPGVSVEEIVAKTAGKLIVPDHVPEMQFAAQ; this comes from the coding sequence ATGGCACTTTCCCGCGAACAAATGGCTCAGCGCGTCGCCCGCGAAATGCAGGACGGCTACTACGTGAACCTGGGCATCGGCATTCCGACCCTGGTCGCCAACTACATCCCCGAAGGCATGGAAGTCATGCTGCAATCGGAAAACGGCTTGCTTGGCATGGGCGCGTTTCCCACCGAAGCCGAAGTCGACGCCGACATGATCAACGCCGGCAAGCAGACCGTCACCGCGCGCATCGGCGCGTCGATCTTCTCTTCGGCCGAATCGTTTGCCATGATCCGTGGCGGCCACATCGACCTGACCGTGCTCGGCGCGTTCGAAGTGGATGTGGAAGGCAACATTGCCTCGTGGATGATCCCCGGCAAGCTGGTCAAGGGCATGGGCGGCGCGATGGACCTGGTGGCCGGCGCCGAGAACATCATCGTTACCATGACCCACGCGTCCAAGGACGGCGAGTCGAAACTGCTGCCACGTTGCAGCCTGCCGCTGACGGGCGCCGGTTGCATCAAGCGCGTGCTGACCGACTTGGCCTACCTGGAAATCCAGGACGGCGCCTTCATCCTGAAAGAACGTGCCCCGGGCGTCAGCGTCGAGGAAATCGTCGCCAAGACCGCCGGCAAATTGATCGTGCCGGACCATGTGCCTGAAATGCAGTTCGCTGCCCAGTGA
- a CDS encoding acetyl-CoA C-acetyltransferase, whose protein sequence is MQEVVIVAATRTAIGSFQGSLASIPAPELGAAVIRRLLEQTGLSGEQVDEVILGQVLTAGSGQNPARQASILAGLPHAVPALTLNKVCGSGLKALHLGAQAIRCGDAEVIIAGGMENMSLAPYVLPAARTGLRMGHAKMIDSMITDGLWDAFNDYHMGITAENLVDKYGISREEQDAFAAASQQKAVAAIEGGRFADEITPILIPQRKGDPVAFATDEQPRAGTTAESLGKLKPAFKKDGSVTAGNASSLNDGAAAVILMSAEKAKALGLPVLAKISAYANAGVDPAIMGIGPVSATRRCLDKAGWSLEQLDLVEANEAFAAQSLAVARELKWDMDKVNVNGGAIALGHPIGASGCRVLVSLLHEMIKRDAKKGLATLCIGGGQGVALALERA, encoded by the coding sequence ATGCAAGAAGTCGTGATTGTCGCCGCTACCCGTACCGCCATCGGCAGTTTCCAGGGTTCGTTGGCTTCCATCCCCGCACCGGAGCTCGGTGCCGCGGTGATTCGGCGCCTGCTGGAGCAAACCGGCCTGTCCGGCGAGCAGGTCGATGAAGTGATCCTCGGCCAGGTGCTGACCGCAGGCTCGGGACAGAACCCGGCGCGCCAGGCGTCGATCCTCGCCGGCCTGCCCCACGCGGTGCCGGCGCTGACCCTGAACAAGGTCTGCGGTTCGGGCCTCAAGGCGTTGCACCTGGGCGCCCAGGCGATCCGCTGTGGCGACGCAGAGGTCATCATCGCCGGCGGCATGGAGAACATGAGCCTGGCCCCCTACGTACTGCCGGCCGCCCGCACCGGCCTGCGCATGGGCCACGCGAAGATGATCGACAGCATGATCACCGACGGTTTGTGGGATGCCTTCAACGACTACCACATGGGCATCACCGCCGAGAACCTGGTGGACAAGTACGGCATCAGCCGTGAGGAGCAGGACGCTTTCGCCGCCGCTTCCCAACAGAAGGCCGTGGCCGCCATCGAGGGCGGTCGGTTCGCCGATGAGATCACGCCGATCCTTATTCCCCAGCGCAAAGGCGATCCCGTGGCGTTCGCCACCGACGAACAACCACGCGCCGGCACCACCGCCGAATCCCTGGGCAAGCTCAAGCCTGCCTTCAAGAAGGACGGCAGCGTCACCGCCGGCAACGCTTCGTCGCTGAACGATGGCGCTGCCGCGGTGATCCTGATGAGCGCGGAAAAAGCCAAGGCCCTGGGCCTGCCCGTGCTGGCAAAGATCAGCGCCTATGCCAATGCTGGCGTCGACCCGGCGATCATGGGCATTGGCCCGGTTTCGGCCACCCGTCGCTGCCTGGACAAGGCCGGCTGGTCGCTGGAGCAACTGGACCTGGTCGAAGCCAACGAAGCCTTCGCCGCCCAGTCGCTGGCCGTGGCCCGGGAATTGAAATGGGACATGGACAAGGTCAACGTCAATGGCGGCGCCATCGCCCTGGGCCACCCTATCGGCGCATCGGGATGCCGGGTCCTGGTGTCGCTGCTGCATGAAATGATCAAGCGCGACGCCAAGAAAGGCCTCGCGACACTGTGCATCGGCGGCGGCCAAGGCGTGGCCCTGGCGCTGGAGCGGGCGTAA
- a CDS encoding FadR/GntR family transcriptional regulator, producing the protein MPQDTDAPLRKRTHNLAHDLVAKLSQSILLGQLKPGEKLPSEGAIVQAHGVSRTVVREAISKLQASGLVETRHGIGTFVLAQTGEPGLRLNVDTAAGVRAILELRLGLETQAVALAAQRRSERQLQQMRQALDDYQRLSSSNDSCVEADRRFHLLIAEATDNACFVEIMQHLGSAMIPRTRVNVAERGQADLSKLAQLANLEHEAIFNAIKRQDPDAARAAMWLHLTNSRDRFGAGT; encoded by the coding sequence ATGCCGCAAGACACCGACGCGCCCCTGCGCAAGCGTACCCATAACCTGGCCCATGACCTGGTGGCGAAGCTGAGCCAGAGCATCTTGCTGGGGCAGTTGAAGCCGGGCGAGAAGTTGCCATCGGAAGGTGCCATCGTGCAGGCCCATGGCGTCAGCCGGACGGTGGTGCGCGAGGCGATTTCCAAATTGCAGGCTTCGGGGCTGGTGGAGACCCGCCACGGCATCGGTACCTTTGTGCTGGCGCAGACCGGCGAGCCTGGGCTGCGGCTCAATGTCGACACTGCGGCGGGTGTGCGGGCCATCCTGGAACTGCGCCTGGGCCTGGAAACCCAGGCAGTCGCCCTGGCGGCCCAGCGCCGCAGCGAACGCCAGTTGCAGCAGATGCGCCAGGCCCTGGATGACTATCAGCGCTTGTCCAGCAGCAACGACAGCTGTGTCGAAGCCGACCGGCGTTTCCATTTGCTTATCGCCGAAGCCACGGACAACGCCTGTTTTGTCGAAATCATGCAGCATCTGGGCAGTGCGATGATCCCCAGGACGCGAGTGAATGTGGCCGAACGCGGCCAGGCTGACCTGAGCAAACTGGCGCAACTGGCCAACCTGGAGCACGAGGCGATCTTCAACGCAATCAAGCGCCAGGACCCGGACGCCGCCCGCGCTGCCATGTGGTTGCACCTGACCAACAGCCGTGACCGGTTTGGCGCGGGTACCTGA
- a CDS encoding MFS transporter gives MNTSSLKANAGADPVLLSAIAKVKRHILPLFVIMFIVNYIDRVNIGFVRAHMEHDLGIGAAAYGFGAGLFFIGYALFEVPSNILLQRIGARIWLTRIMLTWGLVAAGMAFIQNETHFYILRFLLGVAEAGFFPGVIYYFTRWLPGVERGKAIAIFLSGSAIASLISGPLSGLLLQINGLGMHGWQWMYFIEGMFSVCLCVFVWFWLDSKPHDAKWLSREEQDVLVKTIDDEQRAREAASPIKLSIGKLLKDRQIILFCLIYFFIQLTIYAATFWLPSIIKKMGDLSDIQVGLFNSIPWLLSIVGMYAFASLSAKWKFQQAWVAAALLIAAAGMFMSTTGGPIFAFVAICFAALGFKSASSLFWPIPQAYLDARIAAGVIALINSVGNLGGFVAPTTFGLLEQHTGSIQGGLYGLAATSIVAAIIVFAARNTPKPKSAPTPANPAASHV, from the coding sequence GTGAACACATCCAGCCTCAAGGCGAATGCCGGAGCGGATCCGGTGCTGCTGTCGGCCATCGCCAAGGTCAAGCGCCACATCCTGCCGCTGTTCGTCATCATGTTTATCGTCAACTACATCGACCGCGTGAACATCGGCTTCGTGCGCGCCCACATGGAGCACGACCTGGGTATCGGTGCCGCGGCCTATGGCTTTGGTGCCGGCCTGTTCTTCATCGGCTACGCGCTGTTCGAAGTCCCGTCCAACATCCTCTTGCAGAGAATCGGCGCGCGCATCTGGCTGACCCGCATCATGCTCACCTGGGGCCTGGTGGCAGCGGGCATGGCCTTCATCCAGAACGAAACCCACTTCTACATCCTGCGTTTCCTGCTGGGCGTGGCCGAAGCCGGTTTCTTCCCCGGGGTGATCTACTACTTCACTCGCTGGTTGCCGGGTGTCGAGCGCGGCAAAGCCATCGCCATCTTCCTCAGCGGTTCGGCCATTGCCTCGCTGATCTCCGGCCCGCTGTCGGGGCTGCTCCTGCAGATCAACGGCCTGGGCATGCACGGCTGGCAGTGGATGTACTTCATCGAAGGGATGTTCTCCGTCTGCCTGTGCGTGTTCGTCTGGTTCTGGCTGGATTCCAAGCCCCATGACGCCAAATGGCTGAGCCGTGAAGAACAAGACGTGCTGGTCAAGACCATCGATGATGAACAACGAGCGCGCGAAGCCGCCTCGCCGATCAAACTGTCCATCGGCAAGTTGCTCAAGGACCGGCAGATCATCCTGTTCTGCCTGATCTACTTCTTCATCCAGCTGACGATCTACGCCGCCACGTTCTGGCTGCCGAGCATCATCAAGAAGATGGGCGACCTGAGCGACATCCAGGTCGGGCTGTTCAACTCGATCCCGTGGTTGCTGTCGATCGTCGGCATGTACGCCTTCGCTTCGCTGTCGGCCAAATGGAAGTTTCAGCAGGCCTGGGTCGCCGCAGCCTTGTTGATCGCCGCCGCCGGCATGTTCATGTCCACCACTGGCGGGCCGATCTTCGCCTTTGTCGCCATCTGTTTCGCGGCCTTGGGCTTCAAGTCGGCGTCGTCGCTGTTCTGGCCGATTCCCCAGGCCTACCTGGACGCCCGGATCGCAGCCGGGGTGATTGCCCTGATCAACTCGGTGGGCAACCTCGGCGGGTTCGTCGCCCCGACCACCTTCGGCCTGCTGGAACAGCACACCGGTTCGATCCAGGGCGGCCTCTATGGCCTGGCAGCCACCTCGATCGTTGCCGCGATCATTGTGTTTGCCGCGCGCAATACGCCTAAACCCAAGTCGGCACCGACGCCGGCCAACCCTGCCGCCAGCCACGTTTGA
- the gudD gene encoding glucarate dehydratase, whose amino-acid sequence MTPPEASKAPIITSMQIVPVAGHDGMLLNLSGAHGPFFTRNIVILKDNAGHTGVGEVPGGERIRQTLEDARSLVVGSPIGTYQKILNTVRHAFADRDAGGRGLQTFDLRITIHAVTGLEAALLDLLGQHLDVPVAALLGEGQQRDEVKMLGYLFYVGDRQQTDLPYRSEPDADNDWFRVRHEKALDAAAVVRLAEAAHARYGFQDFKLKGGVLNGDEEIEAVTALAERFPQARITLDPNGAWSLKEAVRLCRDQHKVLAYAEDPCGAENGYSGREVMAEFRRATGLKTATNMIATDWREMGHAITLQSVDIPLADPHFWTMQGSVRVAQMCNEWGLTWGSHSNNHFDISLAMFTHVAAAAPGDITAIDTHWIWQDGQRLTKAPLQIQGGCVQVPKKPGLGIELDTDQLAKAHELYKGMGLGARDDAVAMQYLIPGWTFNNKRPCLVR is encoded by the coding sequence ATGACTCCTCCAGAAGCCAGCAAAGCCCCGATCATCACCAGCATGCAGATCGTGCCCGTGGCCGGCCATGACGGCATGCTGCTGAACCTCAGCGGCGCCCACGGCCCGTTCTTCACCCGCAACATCGTCATCCTCAAGGACAACGCCGGTCACACCGGCGTGGGCGAAGTCCCCGGTGGCGAGCGCATTCGCCAGACCCTCGAAGACGCCCGCTCGCTGGTGGTCGGTAGCCCCATCGGTACGTACCAGAAGATCCTCAACACCGTGCGCCACGCCTTCGCCGACCGCGATGCCGGCGGCCGTGGCCTGCAGACCTTCGACCTGCGCATCACCATCCACGCGGTGACCGGTCTGGAAGCGGCCTTGCTGGACCTGCTCGGCCAGCACCTGGACGTACCGGTCGCCGCCCTGCTCGGCGAAGGCCAGCAACGCGATGAGGTGAAGATGCTCGGCTACCTGTTTTACGTCGGTGATCGCCAGCAGACCGACCTGCCCTATCGCAGCGAACCGGACGCCGACAACGACTGGTTCCGTGTACGCCATGAGAAAGCCCTGGACGCCGCCGCCGTGGTGCGCCTGGCCGAAGCCGCCCACGCTCGCTACGGCTTCCAGGATTTCAAGCTCAAGGGCGGTGTGCTCAACGGCGATGAGGAAATCGAAGCGGTCACCGCACTGGCCGAGCGCTTTCCCCAGGCCCGCATCACCCTGGACCCGAACGGTGCCTGGTCACTCAAGGAAGCGGTCCGTTTGTGTCGCGACCAGCACAAAGTGCTGGCCTACGCCGAAGACCCCTGCGGTGCCGAGAACGGCTATTCCGGTCGCGAGGTCATGGCCGAGTTCCGCCGTGCCACGGGCCTGAAGACCGCCACCAACATGATTGCCACCGACTGGCGCGAGATGGGCCACGCCATCACCTTGCAGTCAGTGGACATTCCCCTGGCCGATCCGCACTTCTGGACCATGCAAGGCTCCGTGCGCGTGGCGCAGATGTGCAATGAATGGGGCCTGACCTGGGGCTCGCACTCCAACAACCATTTCGACATTTCCCTGGCGATGTTCACCCACGTGGCCGCCGCCGCACCGGGCGACATCACCGCCATCGACACCCACTGGATCTGGCAGGACGGCCAGCGGCTGACCAAGGCGCCCTTGCAGATCCAGGGCGGCTGCGTGCAGGTGCCGAAAAAACCGGGGCTGGGGATCGAGTTGGACACGGACCAGTTGGCCAAGGCCCATGAGCTGTACAAAGGCATGGGACTAGGGGCGCGGGACGATGCCGTGGCGATGCAGTACCTGATTCCAGGCTGGACGTTCAACAACAAGCGGCCGTGTCTGGTTCGCTGA
- the glgB gene encoding 1,4-alpha-glucan branching protein GlgB, with translation MSVSNKEPQGQTKESLLPAPHDIDALVRAEHHDPFSILGPHGDGAGGQFIRAYLPGALSVQVLARDGGEELGELQQTETPGLFVGHFDHAQAYLLRTRWAGGEQVAEDPYSFGPLLGEMDLYLFGEGNHRDLSSCLGAQLTTVDGVDGVRFAVWAPNARRVSVVGDFNVWDGRRHPMRIRYPSGVWELFIPRLGAGEGYKYEILGAHGILPLKADPVALATQMPPDTASKVAAPLKIEWQDDEWMQHRRERQLPGAPLSIYELHAGSWQCEIDEAGEVARQYNWHELAERLIPYVKDLGFTHIELMPIMEHPFGGSWGYQPLSQFAPTARFGSPDDFAAFVNACHQADIGIILDWVPAHFPTDTHGLAQFDGTALYEYGNPLEGFHQDWDTLIYNLGRTEVHGFMLASALHWLKHFHIDGLRVDAVASMLYRDYSRKAGEWVPNRHGGRENLEAIDFLRHLNDVVALETPGALVIAEESTAWPGVSQSTQQGGLGFAYKWNMGWMHDSLHYIQQDPVYRAHHHNELSFGLVYAWSERFVLPISHDEVVHGKRSLIDKMPGDRWQKFANLRAYLSFMWGHPGKKLLFMGCEFGQWREWNHDQQLDWYLLQYPEHRGVQRLVSDLNRLYREEPALHDQDDAPQGFQWLIGDDALNSVYAWLRWSKDGRPVLVVANFTPVPREAYRVGVPFAGRWVELLNSDADTYAGSNYGNGGGASTEEVPSHGQALSLELNLPPLAVLILRPEG, from the coding sequence ATGAGTGTCTCGAACAAAGAACCCCAGGGGCAGACCAAGGAGTCATTGCTGCCGGCCCCCCATGACATCGACGCGCTGGTGCGTGCCGAACATCACGACCCGTTTTCCATCCTCGGCCCCCATGGCGACGGTGCCGGCGGGCAATTCATCCGCGCTTACTTGCCCGGTGCGCTGAGCGTGCAGGTGCTCGCCCGTGACGGCGGTGAAGAGCTCGGTGAGCTGCAACAGACCGAAACCCCGGGCCTGTTCGTCGGCCATTTCGATCATGCCCAGGCGTACTTGCTGCGCACCCGTTGGGCCGGCGGCGAACAGGTGGCCGAAGACCCCTACAGCTTCGGTCCGTTGCTGGGGGAGATGGATCTCTACCTGTTTGGCGAGGGTAATCACCGCGACCTCAGTTCCTGCCTCGGTGCGCAACTGACCACCGTCGATGGTGTCGACGGCGTGCGCTTCGCGGTCTGGGCGCCGAACGCCCGGCGCGTTTCGGTGGTCGGGGATTTCAACGTCTGGGACGGGCGTCGGCATCCGATGCGCATCCGCTATCCATCCGGCGTGTGGGAGTTGTTCATTCCGCGGCTCGGTGCGGGCGAAGGCTACAAATATGAAATTCTCGGTGCCCACGGCATCCTGCCACTCAAGGCCGACCCGGTGGCCCTGGCCACGCAGATGCCGCCAGACACGGCGTCGAAAGTCGCCGCGCCCTTGAAGATCGAGTGGCAGGACGATGAGTGGATGCAGCACCGTCGCGAGCGCCAGCTCCCGGGTGCGCCGCTGTCGATCTACGAATTGCACGCCGGTTCCTGGCAGTGCGAAATCGACGAGGCGGGGGAGGTGGCCCGGCAATACAACTGGCATGAACTGGCCGAGCGCCTGATCCCGTACGTCAAGGACCTGGGGTTCACCCACATCGAGCTGATGCCGATCATGGAGCATCCATTCGGTGGCTCCTGGGGCTATCAGCCGCTGTCACAATTCGCGCCGACGGCACGCTTTGGCTCGCCGGACGATTTCGCGGCGTTCGTCAACGCCTGCCACCAGGCCGATATCGGCATCATCCTCGACTGGGTGCCGGCGCATTTCCCCACTGACACCCACGGCCTGGCCCAGTTCGATGGCACCGCGCTGTACGAATACGGCAACCCGCTGGAAGGCTTCCACCAGGATTGGGACACGCTGATCTACAACCTGGGCCGCACCGAAGTCCACGGTTTCATGCTGGCGTCGGCGCTGCACTGGCTCAAGCATTTCCACATCGATGGCCTGCGGGTGGATGCCGTGGCCTCGATGTTGTACCGCGACTATTCGCGCAAGGCAGGGGAGTGGGTGCCCAACCGCCACGGCGGGCGCGAAAACCTCGAAGCCATCGATTTCCTGCGCCACCTCAACGATGTGGTGGCATTGGAAACCCCTGGCGCACTGGTCATCGCTGAAGAGTCCACTGCGTGGCCGGGCGTCAGCCAGAGCACCCAGCAGGGCGGCCTGGGTTTCGCCTACAAGTGGAACATGGGCTGGATGCACGATTCGCTGCACTACATCCAGCAAGACCCGGTGTACCGCGCCCATCACCATAACGAACTGAGTTTCGGCCTGGTGTATGCCTGGTCCGAGCGCTTCGTCCTGCCGATTTCCCACGACGAAGTGGTCCATGGCAAACGCTCGCTGATCGACAAGATGCCCGGTGATCGCTGGCAGAAATTTGCCAACCTGAGGGCCTATCTCAGCTTCATGTGGGGTCATCCGGGCAAGAAGCTGTTGTTCATGGGCTGTGAGTTCGGCCAATGGCGCGAGTGGAACCATGACCAGCAATTGGACTGGTACCTGCTGCAATACCCCGAGCACCGTGGCGTGCAGAGGCTGGTGAGCGATCTGAACCGACTCTATCGCGAAGAGCCGGCGCTGCATGACCAGGATGATGCGCCCCAAGGCTTCCAGTGGTTGATTGGCGACGATGCGCTCAACAGCGTCTACGCCTGGCTGCGCTGGAGCAAGGATGGCCGGCCGGTGCTGGTGGTCGCCAACTTCACACCGGTGCCGCGCGAGGCCTACCGGGTCGGCGTGCCATTCGCCGGGCGCTGGGTGGAACTGCTCAACAGTGATGCCGACACCTACGCCGGTTCCAACTACGGCAACGGCGGCGGTGCCTCCACCGAAGAGGTGCCCAGCCATGGCCAGGCGCTGTCGCTGGAACTCAACCTGCCGCCGTTGGCGGTGTTGATCCTGCGGCCGGAGGGCTAG